A stretch of Methanosphaerula palustris E1-9c DNA encodes these proteins:
- the yidD gene encoding membrane protein insertion efficiency factor YidD yields the protein MTNNPFTIVSIILIKKIWHGRLGFRYKSKRNIICRFYPTCSNYAIMALGKYGFIKGWVLTYNRIKRCNPKNTDSCIDFP from the coding sequence ATGACCAATAATCCATTCACAATCGTATCAATTATCTTGATAAAAAAGATTTGGCATGGACGTTTAGGATTCCGGTATAAATCAAAACGAAACATAATCTGCCGGTTCTATCCCACCTGTTCAAATTATGCAATAATGGCATTAGGTAAATATGGTTTTATAAAAGGTTGGGTTTTGACATATAATCGTATAAAACGATGTAATCCAAAAAATACAGATTCTTGTATCGATTTTCCATAA
- a CDS encoding zinc ribbon domain-containing protein: protein MTTRICHKCGKSYDNFVEFCPYCHTVNILHQDPQEKVKKEPRKGIEVLPCHKCGKVYDDNVEFCPYCHTVNRDYHPQTEIRAHKISASRVIKLICVGGIGLFFLVMLYGAISLILYHPSSPSSSSFAGNSQVVVDSQTTVAVTSTSPTLQGTNDDQTFINAVERSGADLNPIVDKLSNAINANDYSTAGTLGFDLSAHAQFWYNKIDAMQVSSNYQDQKYSYLQALLDKKANGDDWASDASHQGAKVPSTSPTVEMTYRQTITVSTTLQNTYQQTVAVQRTYQSANDDQKFIDAYISSGQELTPIITAINTELGSYHYSTVKTLGSKLSTRTQFWYNKITPIQVSSNFQEGEDAYLQALPEVKAYGDALADAMQYFQDGKGSAFTSKLDEANQHLKKATIYLNLAGAKLPV from the coding sequence ATGACCACTCGTATCTGCCATAAGTGTGGAAAATCTTACGATAATTTTGTTGAGTTTTGCCCATATTGCCATACAGTAAATATACTTCACCAAGATCCTCAAGAAAAGGTTAAAAAAGAACCACGAAAAGGGATAGAAGTTCTCCCCTGCCATAAGTGTGGAAAAGTCTACGATGATAATGTTGAGTTTTGCCCTTATTGCCATACAGTAAACAGAGATTATCATCCTCAAACAGAGATTAGAGCACATAAAATTAGTGCCAGTCGTGTGATCAAATTAATTTGTGTAGGAGGTATTGGGTTATTTTTTCTGGTGATGTTATACGGAGCAATTTCTCTCATTTTGTATCATCCATCCTCGCCGAGTAGCAGTTCTTTTGCGGGGAATTCCCAAGTTGTGGTAGATTCACAAACAACTGTGGCAGTAACGTCTACATCACCGACGTTGCAGGGTACGAATGACGACCAGACATTTATCAATGCCGTGGAGAGATCCGGAGCCGATCTTAATCCGATTGTTGACAAACTTTCCAATGCAATTAACGCCAACGATTATTCAACAGCCGGAACCCTGGGGTTTGACTTGTCTGCCCATGCACAATTCTGGTACAACAAGATCGACGCCATGCAAGTTTCATCGAATTATCAGGATCAGAAGTACTCATACCTCCAGGCCCTGTTAGATAAGAAGGCCAATGGTGATGACTGGGCATCGGATGCGTCCCATCAGGGTGCCAAGGTGCCTTCAACTTCCCCGACAGTGGAGATGACGTATCGGCAGACAATAACTGTGTCAACAACGTTGCAGAACACATATCAACAAACAGTAGCGGTACAGAGGACGTATCAGAGTGCTAATGACGATCAGAAATTTATTGATGCTTACATAAGTTCGGGACAAGAACTTACACCGATCATCACCGCCATTAACACTGAGTTGGGTTCCTACCATTATTCGACAGTTAAAACCCTAGGTTCAAAACTGTCCACTCGGACGCAGTTCTGGTACAACAAGATAACCCCTATACAAGTCTCATCGAATTTCCAGGAGGGGGAAGACGCATACCTCCAAGCCCTACCGGAAGTGAAAGCCTACGGCGACGCATTGGCTGATGCGATGCAATATTTCCAAGATGGAAAAGGTTCGGCATTCACATCCAAGTTGGACGAAGCAAATCAGCACCTGAAGAAGGCTACAATTTACTTGAATCTGGCAGGTGCCAAACTTCCAGTATAG
- a CDS encoding recombinase family protein → MNCSIVGYARTSLASEKIENQTHKLLEAGIPSDLIFTDVGISGAVPPHQRPGFQKMIEAIQTAGITHIYTFELSRISRDLTDTLNVLRDFDNMNVCLRSLSPTESWLQCDPSIRSLITSVMSWCAMRERENLVERTKLGLENAKRQGKTLGRPWVDIDMKKVARLHDEKGIKYTEIAKKMGIKYSTLMKRLNDM, encoded by the coding sequence ATGAATTGCTCAATTGTTGGATATGCTCGGACCTCTTTGGCATCAGAAAAGATTGAGAATCAAACTCATAAGTTGCTTGAAGCCGGCATACCATCAGACTTAATCTTCACTGATGTTGGTATTAGTGGTGCAGTGCCTCCCCATCAAAGACCGGGATTTCAGAAGATGATTGAAGCCATTCAAACCGCCGGCATTACTCACATTTACACCTTTGAACTATCAAGGATAAGCCGTGATCTTACTGACACCTTGAATGTGTTACGAGACTTCGATAATATGAACGTGTGTTTACGGTCCCTTTCGCCTACTGAATCATGGCTCCAATGTGATCCTTCAATTCGTTCTCTTATCACATCTGTGATGTCCTGGTGCGCAATGAGGGAACGCGAAAATTTGGTGGAGAGAACAAAACTTGGATTGGAAAATGCAAAAAGACAAGGTAAGACATTGGGTCGGCCCTGGGTAGATATCGATATGAAGAAAGTCGCTCGTCTTCACGATGAGAAAGGAATAAAATATACTGAAATTGCTAAGAAGATGGGAATTAAGTACTCAACTCTGATGAAGCGACTTAATGACATGTAA
- a CDS encoding helix-turn-helix domain-containing protein — translation MKTLRKSDFFTIEEIAKLTNRSTHTVYRWIREGRMESFKTKLRTVYVNKKEVERFLTVNQIPIY, via the coding sequence ATGAAAACCTTAAGAAAATCGGATTTCTTCACGATTGAAGAAATTGCGAAATTAACGAATCGCTCAACGCATACAGTTTATCGCTGGATTCGAGAAGGACGTATGGAGTCCTTTAAGACAAAATTACGTACCGTTTATGTGAACAAAAAAGAAGTGGAACGGTTTCTGACTGTGAATCAGATTCCGATCTACTAA
- a CDS encoding DNA primase family protein has product MIYTCKYFNFTPSNSPILRELFKTYQEYAEEYEKTVEQDGFQGSIDPYTYVNGLISTWEKSWKENPSRFTYQPDPNKSTKKPNLDTIMDYVIKHFAAITFKDVIYIYDQKTGTYRPDEGEINGLIMDLLHSEGYTNNNKIAELFREIQTRIKARNIITKYPFNLVANLIPCKNGVLDPLTQTIVPRSPAYGFTYMINAEYLPEVDCIFIKKYLRTLVAPKDYEMLLNLGASCLIRESQKKMYLIYNRSGNNGKTTLLNLLTDMLGKENTSSLSLQDFDKGGFRVAEIDGKIANISGDLPTTRISDTSVIKQLTGEDFIMIERKYGQPYEIQNRAILIFGANEPPVFNDTTDAFYSRMVMIEFPNQFKVDLDFNKKLKEPENLSALLKVFVDHIPTLLKSGITTDTEAMKNQYLRESDSVYRFFEDNLVKDQFGEIDLDLVYDVYIDYCTVNKVKKVGKKAFSVRMSEHFDVSTRRRGSTGEQIAYLKGVKFKSAKQQTFDQIEMTAA; this is encoded by the coding sequence ATGATCTATACTTGTAAGTACTTTAATTTTACTCCCTCAAATTCCCCGATTTTAAGGGAATTATTCAAAACCTATCAAGAGTATGCTGAGGAATATGAAAAGACAGTTGAACAAGATGGCTTTCAGGGAAGCATCGACCCGTATACGTACGTGAATGGCTTAATTTCCACTTGGGAAAAGTCGTGGAAGGAAAATCCCTCCCGATTCACTTATCAACCGGATCCAAACAAATCAACAAAGAAGCCAAATCTTGACACAATTATGGATTACGTTATCAAGCATTTTGCTGCTATAACGTTTAAAGATGTAATTTACATTTATGACCAGAAAACAGGGACCTATCGTCCAGATGAAGGAGAAATTAATGGATTAATTATGGATCTTCTTCATTCAGAGGGATATACGAATAATAACAAGATTGCCGAACTGTTTAGGGAAATACAGACTCGAATAAAGGCGCGAAATATAATTACTAAATATCCATTCAATCTGGTTGCTAATCTGATCCCATGTAAGAATGGTGTACTTGATCCACTAACTCAAACAATTGTTCCTCGTTCACCTGCATACGGCTTCACATATATGATAAATGCTGAGTATCTTCCTGAAGTGGATTGCATATTTATTAAAAAATATCTCAGGACTTTGGTAGCACCAAAAGATTATGAGATGCTGCTTAACTTAGGAGCCTCGTGTTTGATCCGTGAATCTCAGAAGAAGATGTACCTCATCTACAACAGGAGTGGAAATAATGGAAAAACAACACTTCTCAATCTTCTAACAGACATGCTTGGGAAAGAGAATACATCTTCATTATCCCTTCAAGATTTTGATAAAGGTGGATTTCGGGTTGCAGAGATCGATGGAAAGATTGCAAATATTTCTGGAGATTTACCTACTACAAGAATCTCGGATACCTCAGTTATCAAGCAGTTAACAGGAGAAGATTTCATTATGATAGAGCGAAAATATGGCCAGCCTTATGAAATCCAAAACCGAGCAATATTGATCTTTGGTGCGAATGAGCCCCCAGTATTCAATGATACAACTGATGCATTTTACTCCAGGATGGTTATGATAGAATTTCCAAATCAATTCAAGGTAGACTTGGATTTTAATAAAAAGCTCAAAGAACCGGAAAATTTAAGCGCACTGCTAAAGGTATTCGTGGATCATATCCCTACGCTCCTTAAGTCAGGGATAACCACAGACACAGAAGCGATGAAGAACCAATACCTAAGGGAGAGCGATTCCGTATATCGCTTCTTTGAAGATAATTTAGTCAAAGATCAATTTGGAGAAATCGATCTTGATCTAGTCTATGACGTATACATAGATTACTGCACAGTGAACAAAGTAAAAAAAGTAGGGAAAAAAGCCTTCAGTGTACGGATGTCAGAGCATTTCGATGTCTCAACAAGACGCAGGGGTTCAACAGGCGAACAGATCGCATATCTGAAAGGTGTCAAGTTTAAGTCTGCTAAACAACAGACATTTGATCAGATTGAGATGACTGCGGCTTGA
- a CDS encoding site-specific integrase translates to MRDKERATSRRREGILIYRLNKEITKNGCCYWDSNPGRRSESINLTNDFLPSSHIPNNGDTPVFTEDELYNFVDQINIERAITTQQTNTRFARDFIYPCTQGVINNATTSAVIDKITTTYSTYSSRHKGLGFFKRYLNYLNDTKDGINLKPFLRQIDLVRLKKPKQINRDIMFDGDIRNLISHIQNGKDCITDPNIAIALVYFMSYTGMREATCDRLTVKHIKDALSLSPNPCIYVESDIDKTETEHYVPIHPQLIPILNELIKGKDDNDTIFDSEKIATYLKNHRLHQINIPTKYILVKHLRKYFIQKSTAIGLNNDYRDYIVSNQMNSVQWRHYKNFTYQQIYEAYIQAWGPIEFEDNEKKTLN, encoded by the coding sequence GTGAGAGATAAAGAACGCGCGACGTCCCGGAGAAGAGAAGGAATACTTATCTACAGACTGAATAAAGAAATAACCAAAAACGGATGCTGCTACTGGGATTCGAACCCAGGTCGAAGGAGTGAGAGCATAAATCTAACCAATGATTTTCTTCCCTCCTCTCATATTCCGAATAATGGTGATACCCCAGTTTTTACAGAAGACGAACTATATAATTTTGTAGACCAGATCAACATCGAGCGCGCTATTACAACACAACAGACCAATACACGCTTTGCGAGAGACTTTATTTATCCCTGCACACAAGGTGTGATTAACAACGCTACGACCAGTGCTGTGATTGATAAGATCACCACCACATACTCAACCTATAGTAGCCGTCATAAAGGGTTAGGATTCTTCAAACGCTACCTGAACTATTTAAACGACACGAAAGATGGGATAAATCTCAAACCTTTTTTACGGCAGATCGATTTGGTTAGATTAAAAAAGCCGAAACAGATCAACCGGGATATTATGTTTGATGGAGATATTCGTAATCTCATCAGCCATATTCAGAACGGAAAGGATTGTATAACAGACCCAAATATTGCAATTGCCCTCGTATATTTCATGTCATATACAGGTATGCGTGAGGCAACATGCGACAGGTTAACAGTAAAACACATCAAAGATGCCTTATCTCTCTCCCCTAATCCTTGTATCTATGTAGAGTCTGATATTGATAAAACTGAAACAGAACATTACGTACCAATTCACCCGCAACTAATACCAATTCTAAATGAGTTGATCAAAGGCAAAGATGATAATGATACAATATTTGATTCAGAAAAGATAGCGACCTATTTAAAGAACCATCGGCTACACCAAATAAATATTCCTACCAAGTACATTCTCGTGAAGCATTTACGAAAGTATTTCATCCAGAAATCAACCGCAATCGGCCTCAATAACGATTATCGAGATTATATTGTCAGTAATCAGATGAATTCGGTACAGTGGCGGCATTATAAGAACTTCACTTATCAGCAGATTTATGAAGCATATATACAAGCATGGGGGCCAATTGAATTTGAGGATAACGAGAAGAAAACACTTAATTGA
- a CDS encoding PAS domain S-box protein: MDFLFFDELQKKNLVPALIVASSIASFLLIVYGLRLGITYVLPHLLYIPIILTAYYYPRRGLLFAALLSASYCAVSFFVVTPAAVEILSAIIRAGVFLVVAGVVSFLSGQMHHDTQICRRLVSVVRSSGDAIIGKTPEGFVSDWNAGAERLYGYTSDEMKGNSIFRLIPPELKEEHHLMLEMILQGEMVEHVETERITRDGQRIQVSLSLSPIRSNAGGIIGISELAHDITERQQLQNEILNAKDRWERTFDAVPDMIAIIDDHFRIVQVNRAMADHLGVSPNETVGLTCYEVVHHTGTPPATCLHKKLLLDGQYHSTDIREETLNGDFVLTVSPIRDPSGTILGSVHILRDISERKLAEKQVQESEKKYRSIFNSFPDLYYQTDQNGIITILSPSVKRLAGWAPEDLIGHPVYELYPFPEERAGLLETLRCTGEVQGYEITLKHRDGCTIPASVSCHQIYDDAGELAAIEGTIRDITQRKQGEAAFRQLSADHRAIIEHTPAMIWYKDTKNTFIRINPAGAQAFGIPIEEIEGKNAAELFPDLAEKYYLDDLEVIASGRSKIGIIESMTTASGEHLWIQIDKILLRNEEGTISGILLVAMDITERKQAEDALALASKKLNLLSSVTRHDMLNQLTALKGYIDLSEEEPDEEMRAKFIRNEGIIADSLERQITFTGEYQDLGVNAPTWQNVLASVEKAVTLLPMREVTVKKDCADCEIFADLLFEKVFYNLIDNALRYGGESMTTIRISSHESGGHLILVCEDDGKGISADDKKRLFTRGFGKHTGLGLFLSQEILSITGITITETGELGKGARFEITVPKGAYLPIHRYTGSISRVVDSPIVP, translated from the coding sequence ATGGACTTCTTATTCTTCGATGAGTTACAGAAAAAAAATCTTGTTCCAGCCCTCATCGTCGCAAGTTCCATTGCATCCTTCCTCCTGATTGTGTATGGGCTCAGGCTTGGTATCACCTATGTGCTCCCGCACCTGCTCTACATCCCAATCATCCTGACCGCCTACTACTATCCGCGACGCGGTCTTCTCTTCGCCGCTCTCCTCTCTGCCAGTTATTGTGCAGTCTCATTCTTCGTCGTCACCCCGGCAGCCGTTGAAATACTCTCCGCGATCATACGTGCCGGCGTATTCCTCGTGGTCGCTGGGGTGGTATCATTCCTGAGCGGACAAATGCATCACGACACCCAGATCTGCCGCCGGCTCGTTTCGGTGGTCAGATCCTCAGGTGATGCGATCATCGGTAAAACCCCTGAGGGCTTTGTCTCCGACTGGAATGCCGGCGCTGAACGGTTGTATGGATATACGTCAGACGAAATGAAAGGCAATTCGATCTTCCGTCTCATTCCCCCCGAATTGAAGGAAGAACATCACCTGATGCTCGAAATGATCCTGCAGGGGGAGATGGTCGAACATGTCGAGACCGAACGAATCACCAGAGACGGTCAACGTATACAAGTCTCCCTCTCGCTCTCTCCGATCCGGAGCAATGCCGGGGGGATCATCGGGATATCAGAGCTCGCCCATGACATCACCGAGCGGCAGCAGCTCCAGAACGAGATCCTGAACGCGAAGGACCGGTGGGAACGGACCTTCGACGCGGTCCCGGATATGATCGCCATCATCGACGATCATTTTCGGATCGTCCAGGTGAACAGAGCGATGGCCGACCATCTGGGAGTTTCACCAAACGAGACGGTGGGGCTGACCTGCTATGAAGTCGTTCATCACACCGGTACACCACCGGCCACCTGCCTGCACAAAAAACTCCTCCTGGACGGCCAGTACCATTCGACAGATATCCGTGAAGAAACATTAAACGGGGACTTTGTCCTGACCGTATCCCCCATCCGGGACCCTTCTGGCACAATCCTCGGAAGTGTTCATATCCTCCGGGATATCTCTGAGAGGAAACTAGCAGAGAAACAGGTGCAGGAGAGCGAGAAGAAATACCGGTCGATTTTCAATTCCTTCCCTGACCTCTACTATCAGACCGACCAAAATGGCATCATCACCATCCTCTCCCCTTCGGTCAAGAGACTCGCCGGATGGGCACCGGAGGATCTGATCGGTCACCCGGTCTACGAATTATATCCCTTCCCTGAAGAGAGGGCCGGCCTGCTTGAGACACTGAGATGCACCGGTGAGGTCCAGGGATACGAGATCACCCTCAAGCACAGGGACGGCTGCACTATCCCGGCATCGGTCAGCTGCCACCAGATCTATGATGATGCTGGAGAGTTGGCTGCTATCGAAGGGACGATCAGGGATATCACCCAGCGCAAACAGGGTGAAGCCGCATTCCGCCAGTTGAGTGCGGATCACAGGGCGATCATCGAGCATACGCCGGCCATGATCTGGTACAAGGATACGAAGAATACTTTCATCAGGATCAACCCGGCTGGTGCACAGGCGTTTGGGATACCCATCGAAGAGATTGAAGGCAAAAACGCCGCGGAACTCTTTCCGGACCTGGCAGAAAAATATTACCTGGATGACTTGGAGGTGATCGCCTCAGGCAGATCAAAGATCGGCATCATCGAATCGATGACCACCGCAAGCGGAGAACATCTCTGGATCCAGATCGACAAGATCCTGCTCAGGAACGAGGAGGGAACGATCTCTGGAATCCTTCTGGTTGCCATGGATATCACCGAGCGCAAACAGGCAGAGGATGCACTGGCGCTGGCGAGCAAAAAATTGAACCTTCTATCGAGTGTCACCCGACACGACATGTTGAACCAGCTCACTGCACTCAAGGGGTATATCGATCTCTCCGAGGAAGAACCGGATGAGGAGATGCGGGCGAAGTTCATCAGGAATGAAGGAATAATTGCAGATTCTCTCGAAAGGCAGATCACCTTCACCGGTGAGTATCAGGACCTCGGCGTGAACGCCCCGACATGGCAGAACGTACTGGCGAGCGTGGAGAAAGCAGTAACTCTGTTGCCCATGAGGGAGGTGACCGTAAAGAAGGATTGTGCCGATTGCGAGATCTTCGCCGATCTCCTCTTTGAGAAGGTCTTCTACAATCTCATCGACAACGCCCTCAGATATGGCGGCGAATCGATGACAACCATCCGGATCTCATCCCATGAATCAGGGGGGCATCTCATCCTGGTCTGCGAGGATGACGGGAAAGGGATCTCTGCAGACGACAAAAAACGCCTCTTCACCCGGGGGTTTGGGAAGCACACCGGCCTTGGTCTCTTTCTCAGTCAGGAGATCCTCTCCATCACCGGGATCACAATCACCGAAACTGGCGAGTTAGGGAAGGGCGCACGGTTTGAGATCACGGTACCGAAGGGAGCCTATCTACCGATTCACCGATATACAGGCAGTATCTCTAGAGTAGTCGACAGTCCGATCGTGCCATGA
- a CDS encoding C-GCAxxG-C-C family protein, with the protein MAKADEAVTSFKRGFSCSQAVLSCYSEELGLDRDVANRVACGFGGGIARMGNICGAVAGAIMVIGMKRGTTRPDDTAARERTYALVQQFIRDYTTKNGSIACPDLLGHDMADPVQFKEALEKKVAARICPGLVEDAVTVLERILNE; encoded by the coding sequence ATGGCAAAAGCAGACGAGGCGGTCACCTCATTCAAGAGGGGTTTCTCCTGCTCACAGGCGGTGCTCTCCTGTTATTCAGAGGAACTGGGGCTGGACCGGGATGTCGCGAACAGGGTTGCCTGCGGATTCGGGGGCGGCATTGCACGGATGGGGAACATCTGCGGTGCGGTAGCCGGCGCCATCATGGTCATCGGTATGAAACGGGGCACGACCCGGCCGGATGATACTGCCGCACGGGAGAGGACCTATGCCCTCGTTCAGCAGTTCATCAGGGACTATACGACGAAGAACGGATCGATCGCCTGTCCGGACCTCCTCGGGCATGATATGGCTGACCCGGTGCAGTTCAAAGAGGCTCTGGAGAAGAAGGTCGCCGCCCGAATATGCCCTGGGTTGGTAGAGGATGCCGTGACCGTCCTCGAGCGTATTCTGAACGAGTGA
- a CDS encoding cache domain-containing protein: MTSNASLVSFVDSAVAYVKTNGREKALAEFNNPNGSFIKGELYIYAYDFNGTTLALPFNPEKIGINRMNEIDPQGEFFIWNMSDAARNGSGYSWYYYANSAQNNTVEAKLGYVEKVDDDWFLGSCVYSGPAVTVTTNGLNATKARNQP; this comes from the coding sequence ATCACCTCAAATGCCTCGCTCGTCTCCTTTGTCGACAGCGCCGTCGCCTATGTAAAGACCAACGGCAGGGAGAAGGCCCTGGCAGAATTCAACAACCCGAACGGTTCGTTCATCAAAGGCGAACTCTACATCTATGCCTATGACTTCAACGGCACCACCCTGGCCCTCCCGTTCAACCCAGAGAAGATCGGCATCAACCGTATGAATGAGATCGACCCACAGGGAGAATTCTTCATCTGGAACATGAGCGACGCGGCCAGGAACGGAAGCGGTTATTCCTGGTATTATTACGCCAACTCCGCCCAGAACAATACGGTCGAAGCGAAGCTCGGGTATGTAGAGAAGGTGGACGACGACTGGTTCCTCGGCTCCTGTGTTTACAGCGGGCCGGCAGTGACGGTCACCACGAATGGTCTGAATGCGACAAAGGCCAGGAATCAGCCATAA
- a CDS encoding type 1 glutamine amidotransferase domain-containing protein → MMSRIAVIITDMFEDVEYQQPAEAFRKAGHELILVGLSAGSIVKGEHGAVAMIDRAVHDLPADDFDALFIPGGYSPDRLRIDPDAVRFVKEFFTGNKPVFAICHAPQLLITAQVLKGRRLTGWMSIVQDIKNAGAEYVDEEVVVDNNLVSSRKPADIPAFIREALAMLAKQG, encoded by the coding sequence ATGATGAGCAGAATTGCGGTAATAATCACTGATATGTTCGAGGATGTGGAATACCAGCAGCCCGCGGAGGCGTTTCGAAAAGCAGGGCACGAACTCATCCTTGTGGGGCTCAGTGCAGGATCGATCGTGAAAGGAGAGCATGGGGCCGTCGCAATGATCGACAGGGCGGTTCATGATCTCCCGGCAGATGACTTTGACGCCCTCTTCATCCCGGGGGGTTACTCCCCTGACAGACTCCGGATCGACCCCGACGCGGTCCGGTTCGTGAAGGAGTTCTTTACCGGCAACAAGCCGGTCTTTGCGATCTGCCATGCACCCCAACTCCTCATCACGGCGCAGGTGCTGAAAGGCCGGCGCCTGACCGGTTGGATGTCGATCGTGCAGGATATCAAGAACGCCGGCGCAGAATACGTTGATGAGGAGGTGGTCGTCGACAACAACCTCGTCTCAAGTAGGAAGCCGGCAGACATCCCTGCATTCATCCGCGAAGCACTCGCGATGCTTGCAAAGCAGGGGTGA